The genome window CCGACCTCATTACGCATCATGTACCCTGAAATGCCTGCACCTAGCTCGAGGGCGAAGATAAGCAGTAGAAGAACTGAGAACTGACGAAACAACGAAAGAAATCAGTCATGAAGTTCAACTCGAAAGCCACACGTTCATTAAATTATGTTGATGGCAAGTCATTTTAGGCGAAAATGTCAGAGGATTTTATTGTTGcaatgaaaattcctggacataTTCCCTTGATGAATGTCGTTACTTTAGATGATCATTACGCGGATAATTGACGATCACAATCATTAAATTACCGCTGTCgaatgtgaaattttcaataattaggCAATTACCTCAACAAAGAGAGGTGCAAAAAGAAAACCTTACGACTTTCGTTTTTAGAGGATCAGACTGGACATGCGTGCTAATCAATCTTTTCATTCACTTATGAAGTGGGTTTTTTCTCCATTCAAAgttagaataattaaatttttattcattatcgaTTTTGCGAAAATGGGGGAGGTAGACAGAAATCCAAGTTCTGGCACTAGAAAGTCCAGAATTTCTCAACTAAGTGTTCACCAGTAAAAAACGTCCGCTGAATCTAAGGAATTGTTCATCCTGTTACACTTTTACTATCAAATGTTGTGACTTACTGTAATTATCATGCAGTGGTTTTCTTTGACAGCCCCACAGCAACCGAAGAATGATATCAGGAAGACGATAACGCCAACAACTATCATAAGAACTGGTGCCGCGAAGAACCAATTATCCACAAAACTACGATAGCCACTGTAATAACCGAGGATCACTCCACCCACAGTGATGAATACTACCCCAGTTAtctgtaattaaatattttccatctgTAATGACTTAATTAAGGTTTATAGTGATTATTACGCatccataaaaattttaaaaaatggcagATCACTATCAAAGGCCTGGAAATGCTATCAAGGACAAAATAGGCATTGTAAAGTTCCTGGGCTGTTGCGATAGGGTTTTTTCCACTTGCGGGGTTCGGGTTCGAGCCCAAACTGGGGATTAACGTTAACTGCGATCATGTCAAacgttgattaattaaaaataaataacataatAATACTGCAATGGGATTCTATTATTTTCTATGATGTGGATTTCAGAAATGGGTCAAAGAcactgaaaattattgttttccgACAATTTCCTGACATTCCCTGCAAGATTGTCCAAAACACCCCCAATATGATCCACCTCCTCCACCCCTCTCCCCCAGGACAACCGCTAAAACCACCATAGAAAAACCTCCAGGACctcaacaaagaaaaaaagatgTCCTCCCCCCGTACGTCGACCCCACCTTATGCTTTGTCACAAAAGTCTGAAAAACCTTCCGAAAGGTTCACCACCTCGTCCCCAATTCTGGAGTATGCAGTTATCATACCGGGACAAcaataaaaacatgaaaaacaaAGGGGGTCATAAAATCGAAGAGATTAAAAATAGACAAAAATTCCGTCGTTTCCACCTTTATTTCCCATGAGTTCTCAACTCCGTGTGGGTTTGTTGTATTATCGAGCGGCCCCGAGTTGCGTCTCGAACTATAGAAACCCCCAACGGAGGGTCGAACAAAGGTAGAAATGACACAAAGGCCATTTTCAAtcactcaattattaattatatcatTAATATCGAAGATATGGAGAATAAACTTACCGCGAAGATGAGATTGAAGAGGAACAGAAGGTACTTGACACAGGTCATACCACCGGACACCATTTTGATTGTATCCTGTTGGCTTTTCAACGATAAATCACTGATTAATCAATCACTCTTCACCTTTTCTTTCCCCCACTCGATTGTCAATTGATGAACGGTTTTTCACTGTTTTGTCGATGGAATTCGCCGGGATTTTACAACGGTAAATGTTGGCGTAGGCGATAACCCTGAGAGTAACACGTCCGTACACCTGGATGTCCCGCTCTGGAGTGCGGCGGCAACGGTGGATATTTTTGTTGTGGTGGGTACGGGATTGTTGCTGGGATGCGCGCGCACTGACGAAAGCCGAGCAAGTGGAAAGGGCcatgttttttttcacccgGTTTATTTGTTTTTGGGATCAGGAGAGCAGGTTGCAGAGGTGGAGGATCATGATTTGTGAGGttcatattatttttccccgGCTCCGACCCAATACTCTTCAGATGCCCGTAGGATTGGGTGGTTAGGGGGTCATTTGGGAGagggaaacattttttttgcgaaggagagccattttttttatcaatggcGTCCCTTTTGTTCGTTCCCGCTtctaattcaaataattttttgtttaaagagCGGGAGAAAAGTGAGTATTTTCCACCCTCAGGTGGCAAGCACGATCTTTCCTCGCAGGTGTCTTCAAATAGTCTGTTGTGCTCCTACCAAGTAAAAGATCTTGTGAAGAATGTGACGTTATAATCACACGGCATCACAAATTGTCTGCCCTCATCGTTAAACTGTGGTAATGAGAGAGAAGACAAGAAGAAATGAGAGATTAGAGGTAAACGTTTTGAGTCAGTTTCGTGACGGGAAACCGTTAGGGCGATCCCCTAGTAATTTCGAGCCGGCGCGTGTGCCATTGTTCTCGGGTGCAGGTAGAGATTATCGTTGTAGACACGGTTACAAGCATGATTGTTGAATAATCGacctttcaatttttcatcaatttgttatccatttttcctgaaaatagcTCTACTCAATTCTACCCCCGAGAAACTCCAACAATTAACTACCAATTGAGTAATAAATAAACTGGACTAAATGCACGACCTTTCCCACGAGGGTGACAACCCCAACGCTATAATCCGGTTGGACATTCCTCCTTCCGGCCTCGAAAATTTACAATCTATCGGTAGAGATGATGAACTGCTTTCTTTGGAAAATACGTCTGTGGGAAAAATCAGAAGATTTTTACAATTAACGATTACTAAAAGTTCGTTTAGGAAATACTATAAAGGGAATAAAGCCATAAGAGCCTATTTGTCCTACTTGCCTCTGACTTAATTTAACGAGTCAaccaaaattgaattgaagcaaaaaataatctttgCCATGATCattatcatttaaaaaaaagttcaagTGACATTTGGACTGAGAAATGAGATGTTAGACCGCGGTGTGGGTACTCGGGGAGGAGTTAATTGAATCATAAAAGGCGAACGTGGGCGGAAGCGGATGCAATGACCTCTGAGCGCCTCTCATCAGCTCAATTAGCAGGAGAAGAATAAATAAGTGTTTAATCATCGATTTGCAGTGAAAAAACGGTAGACTTTTGGTCAACATCAACCCTCTGAAGTTTTTGCAGGAGATAATTGGGGTTGGAATTAACATCGGTTGACatagaaaaaattctaatgctgAAAAAATATGAGGCTTGGATTCTATTTCATTGCTGAATTCAATCGACAAGGAAACGGTGTTGATAACAGGGCAAACGTCGCTGTTATTTCGAGATTGTTACCGGGGGTATAGATTCATTGGATCGATGACGAGGAAAACTAGCACGAGTCAATGTTTCTCACTTCAGCCTGAATAAACTGCAACCAATTCTCCATAAAACCCCCCCACCTTCTAATTCCAATCTCGCTGAATTATTCAGGAAGTGCTCATTTGGCTCACGGACGTAAGTGAACCTTacataagtgaaaaaaaacctttACATGACAGTTCTCAAGACATTACGGTTAGACGTGACCGtacatcaattgaaaaaaaactgattaatTCTTGTATTCACCGCGAAGACATATTTAATGAGAAAACCTCTTCAATCATTAAACCCTCCCCGAAACTTGTTAATTTATCTCTTTTTAGATCTCCAAATATAAGAGGTGTAATTTGTTAAATTCAAGTCCTCGATGTTTTGTGTTTTATCGACCTGGTGCCATTCTGAAATTGATTGTCTATTGATTGTAGCATTTTCTCTACCTTGATCAACTTCCAACAGAATCAATTGTTTAATGTGCGAAGGTGAATGATCTGATCGCCGAGCGCTAGTGAAAGCGACAATTCTCTGCAATTTCAACAACATCGAAATCTACTCAGGTGGTTGGCGGGCTTTGACCACGTGCTCTTGCCACGTCAGACTCACGCCTTTCTGTCCCACTCGATAATAGAAAAGTTCTAGCTAGTTCACTCACCACTTACACCTGACAATTCATGCGAACATTTCAGGCGCGTGTCGATGCCGAGGTGGACCTTAACAATTATTTAGCTGATCGATCATTGAGAATATCCAAGGGGTCTTTCAATCATTACGTTTGTCCAGCTACctgtcaaaataaaattcaaattatattttgcacaaattaaatttttatactaTTCGGTGCTTATGAAGAACTAAATGGATGAAATGGGTTGTTTGCAAATTGTTTAAAGGAAATTCTATAACTGGGATTCAAATGAAAGCTCCTGAGTTGCATTCCAGGAGCGAAAATCAGTTTCATCGGGGGAAAAATGGCGAAGTACCTGGAATTCCTGACAGAATATtcgtcataatttttttcaaataatgacTGATGTTCTATCAGTCCATCATCTGTTGATtaacaaaaattgatattgGAACATGGTGAAACATGTACTGCGCCCGCACCTTCCCAATCCTCCAGTCATGCGCAATCCTCAACAACGCAGTCCCCAGCCACATGGGTAaaatctctgtctctctccctctctctctgttaaatttattttgcaaCTAAACTTCAGAGGACGTAGTCACAGTTGGTGGCAGTTGGCGGCTCGAGAACTCGAACGTTTCTGATAAGATTATAAAAAAACGACTGAAATACGTCACACTCCTGTTGTCAGAAGAGCAGGAGTCTCGCTAAGCCCTTGGACACGTTGACATCTTGTGACAgtgatatttataaaaaaatatagaatctATCGGACGGAGATTTTTTTACCAGTGAGACCAGgagtttcaaatttttttcaaaatcatttcGGAAATTTGAAGCTGCAAAAATGGTGGCCAATCTGACTCTCCCGATAGGCTCGCGCTGCATAAAGTACCTTATGTTCATCTTTAATCTATTATTTGTGGTAAATAATaacatcaattatttatttctccaaTCTTAAATGTACTgtcgtgttttttttctcattttctttgcGAGTCATGTAGGTTTTCACTGCGCAGATCATTCGGAAATATAGCGATTCAttaattccatttattttaattacatcTGAGGATAATATGGAAGTTGAGGGACAGGATTGCGCAATCTCGTGAAACTGTTGATTTATTCGAATTGGAAAAAACTCTGATTTTGGATGTCTAGAATTATTCACAAAAGGAGACATCGGGGAAccgggaaaaaataaataaaaatcctctTGACAATTTGCATTTCTCATTTGACTTAAAATTCATCCATTCATTGAATCCTCTAGCTTAAAGAATTATCTGCTACGAAGATGTGGTGGGAATAAAAGTTCGGAAGTTCCCCCTGTGAGTCATCATATcaaattccattaattttgcCCGCAAATAGCTCTCCATAATCATTCATTTCTTCGTCAATTTTATTACGTGATTGCTAACGACTAATTATTATTGGAAAAGGAAGGCAAATGATTGAAAGTGTCTCCTAGTTGGATATaatgtgtgaaaaaaaaaatcgctgcgGACAGGATTCGAACCTGTGCGGGTAGAACCCAATGGATTTCAAGTCCATCTCCTTAACCGCTCGGACACCGCAGCGTATGCCGAATCATCGAATTTTTAACCATTAAGTCCAAATGTCTCGATTTCCTCTCTAATTCAACAACTacactaaaaaaatcacatatCTCTCCATTTTCtcatctttaaaaatatttaattaatttctccgctcaataattttgattactttAAATACACGtgcaaagaaaaaattaaacgaaaaGAACTAATTGctatattcaaataattttggaaaattacacTTTTGCGTTTGCGTATGATTATTTTCCTCGATAAATGTATTACATGATTTCTTTGAGACTTCTGAAGTCGAAATTCTCTGGGATATTTTAtgcaagtggaaaaaaaacgataattgaataatgaacATATAAAATGATTCGGAACTCAGAAAATGGTCGTTTCGATGGTTTCAAGGCTGTAAAACCCTTCACATGCTGATGAATGACATAACGCGAGTCGAGAAAACAGTGTAGGCAGGTGGTTGTGCAGAAGGTTAGATCCaataaagaagaaaatattgttaattCTCTGACGATGTAACAAActgttcaatgaaattgagaaACAACGAGCGGAATATTCGTCATTTGaatatcaattgaatttcagggattttcaaggtctACCCAGGACAATAGCACctcaaaaaatcatcgaagaaCCAATCGAATTCCGCACAAATAATACGATAACAgaattcaatggaattaaAAGGGAAATCCAATAGAACTTCTTATTAAATCCACTAGGTTTTGTATACATTCATTCTTCTACGCGTGTCTTTAAATTAATCCCAGTGAATGGAATGTAATCTTGTTATTAAATGTGAATATCTGGAATTGTTGCTCAAGggaaacatgtgaaaacatgtctTTTATGGGGGAAAAATGTCCGATAGGACACAACTCGTGATTGTTTCCAAAATATCACTCATTATCGACACAATCAGTGAGGAAGCCTTCGAATGCTTCACGTAGGTTCAACGCTGAGGTTTCTCATGGAGGAATAATCTGAAACCTGACTAATTTTCCCTGAAATATGTTTGTAGAGaaaaagagaatgaaaaaaaagcaaaGACAACACGACGCACCAATGAATGATTGATTTCAGATCACTGGGATTATTCTCCTGTCAATTGGCGCGACGATCCACGCAGTTTACAGTGACTATCAGCACTTCCTGGACAACAAGTTCCTGTCAGTACCCTCTTTATTAATCGCTGTTGGCtccattatatttttcattgccttCTTTGGCTGTTGCGGGGCTGTCAGAGAGAACTACTGCATGGTCGTAACGGTAAATCGATGACAACTTAGTATTGACAATTGATTCtcataaattgaatgaatagaattataattataaaaaaatcaatcgtcAACGACGTAAATCGTAAATTTCCGGAAATTGGTAGTTGAGAAATCATTATCTATTTATAAATATCAACTAATATTTAATACCCGGATTCTAGTTCGCTTCGTTAATGGTTTTTGTCTTCATTCTGGAACTGTCGGCTGGAATTTCCGGCTACGTACTCAGGAACGATGCTGCTGACTTAATTCAAGATAAAATGTTGGCGACGATGAAGAATTACGGAAATGAAAGCGACGAAATTACACTAGTGTGGGACAACCTACAGAAAGACGTGAGTAATTATCGATGACGTGGGAAAAGTAAACGAAGAGAAGAAGAAACCTttgaataaattctgaatTGAAAATCTCTTTCCACTGTTCTACAGTTCCAGTGTTGCGGGACGACAGGTCCAAATGACTGGAAAACTATGGCTAACATGACGGGATTACCCTTGAGCTGTTGTAAATCACTCCCTGGAGAAATCGGAAACAAAACTTGCGGAATAGAGGATAAGAAGACATTGTATACAGCAGGATGTCTTACGTCTTTTGGGGGATTCATCAAGGGTCACGCTGTGCAACTCGGTGGAGCTGGTCTAGGCATCGCATTTGTTCAGGTGATATGTCAAAACCCTCACACAGTTGTTGGACTGGATGTTTGTCTACTTATTTTTTATGGTTATCTTCACAGAGATAAATGATTCGAATGATCATTCGATTGTGTTTTTCAGGCTGTGGGAATCTGGTTCTCCATCTACCTCGCAAGGGCAATCAAAATGAACTACGAGACAGTCTAGAATGAGAATAAGAGATGATCAATTGAAGAAGGAGAGTTATTCGAGTGCGGGAGAATCATAAGGAAGAATTCATCAGACTGCGATCATTGTAAAAAGAACTTCAGATATTAATATATTCTTGTACACATATTATAACCTCAATTTCATATTATCAATTTGTATTTGAATGATGAGATATTAAAGAAGGGCCTGAGTGAGACGTCATGTTTTATGTAAATCAGAAaggaattcaattatttaaatcccTCAACCTACGAAAATGGGCTTTCATTTATCATCCCCTTCATTttcctaattaaaaaaattttaacttcATCAACGAGACGACTTCCTAACTTCAATTCCATAACGACAATCAGACTGAGATCGTACGAAGAGAAGCTCGACCCCGacaaaacaaacaaaataatCGATGAGAATTTTCCCCTACACTTCTACTAACAACTTATAATCACCTTGCGTCATACGTTGGCTTCGTGCACTGTCGGTTTGTCGTACATTCCCGGCGTTTCATTATCTTCGCGTGATTGTGAGTTTCAGGCGATACGCAAACCTCCATTGCCATTAGTCTCCACGTAGTAGACTGCGTCTGaataaccgacattattagtATTCTCCCCAAAGAAGTGGAATAAACAAAAGTTCCCCACATATCCGCCAATTCGTTTCACCATTTGGAGAACGCAAAAGGGAGGCCAAAATGGCGGCTACCCACCTTGACGTCGGTCTCAGATGTATAAAATATCTTCTGTGTGCTGTCAATTCACTATTTGTGGTTCGTAAAATAATCAATACTTATTATTATCCCTCGTAATAATTGacattcatatttttctccccTGTCCATTTTCGTACACCCAGTTGCATATTGTTCTGCGCAATTTGGTCGATTGCGTTCGTGACGTCATCGAGGTTGAAGATCGATGATAAAGCAGGGAGAAGTACTTTACGCATGAAGTAtggagggaatttattatttatggaaaaacGGTGGGGGTTGTGACGGGTAATTTACGGAGGGGTCAGTTCAACTCACCACCCAACTTTTGCCTGTCTGGTGGTCTCATTACAGGGGTCTTACCTGCGATCTTATCGACATCGTTAACAGAAACAGATATTCGCATGTAACGACAATATTTTCGAGCCTTTTtcagagttttttttaaataaacttcTTTGAATTATCCCATGAAGCCCAAAATCCCCAAAGACATTAACATTAAGTATCAGAACACAATtgcttttttattaatttaattaattcgatttgtagttgaattttattgcCATCTAGTTGATGAGTTTTGACTGGGagtttatttttagaattacTCCGACTAATAGATTGTTTCGTAGATAAGAGTGTCAATGTCAGGAACTGGCTCAGCTGTGCGATAATGGCAGAatgtaaaaattgatttcgttCTATtgatatttctctccatttttgACAGATTGcaccaattatttttttattagtgtACCATGAACAGATGAGAATCTGTCAGTAATAGGGCTCAGCACTCTAATGAGtatcacttgttttttttatcgatgaaGGCAGGAAAATTGTCGATGTTCTGAGAACGTGGAGGAGGTGTTTACCTCGTTTGGAGGAAGGAAATGGAATAACGTTGTTTGAAATCAGAAGAGCTTCGATATCTAGCGTTTTATCCTTGTACAAGACCTAGAGTCATCTAGGATTTAAATTTGCTATCtctcttttaattttaattctaaaCATAAATGTTCTCCTCCCTCTGTCACAACCCTTTCTTTGACAAAAGAATCCCAGTAATCAGTGGAGGGATAAAATAAGGTACGAGGTCGATGGTAAGGTCAGTGTTCATCCGTAAAAGCCCCGGGAAATAGTATAGGGGTGTGGCCTCGGGGAACGTTTTATGTTACATCGTAGTATTGTAGAACGGTCAATAATGCAGAGCCCACGGAGTCCGGTCACACGGTCAATATGACGTGCATTGAGGTCTTAAAGAACTTTAGGACCTCGCAACATCGTCGTAAACGCCCGGAATTAAATTCTGAATCGGTCGATTGAGATATCCAACAAAGAGTTTCTACTATCGCGTCACTCTACCCGTTATCTCGTTATATGATAACAAAGGCGAGGAGAGTTGATTACAGATATCAGTCTCAACTCCAATGGTTCCGAGATATCACAAAATCATGCCAATTatacttaaaataaaaaaatatcaggcgCTTACTGAAATTCTATTTCCGGTTCTTCCTGACATTCTAGTTGACTGGGGTGATGATAATATCCGTAGGCACGACGATTTACGCTGTTTATGAGGACTTCCGACACTTCCTGGATCCGAGTTACTTCTCACCTGCAACACTACTCATTGTTGTTGGCGCCTTAGTCTTTTTCATCGCATTTTTTGGATGTTGCGGAGCGATCAAGGAGAGCACGTGCATGGTCCTAGTCGTGGGTATTTCCATAATATTAAATTCATAATGAATTTGGTACCTATTGAGCTACCCAATCAGCTGGACGATTTACTGATCCTTTTATTCTTCTAGTTTGCAGTGTCACTCTCGATAGTACTTATTCTGGAGGTAGCAGCTGCGATTTCCGCTTACGCACTGCAAGATGGTATCAAAGACGCCCTCGCTGACAGAATGAATGCAACAATGCAGAAATATGGGCATAACACCGAGGCGACAGCAGCCGTTGATTTTATGCAGTCGAGGGTAAATGGACCTTCTGTATTCTTCCTTTTTTAAACGAAAGAAGGTCCATTGAGCTCAGCTTCAGGAAGAAGCTCAATGGACCTCTCTTCAATGTCTTGAAGAAATCATTCTCCAGTAAAAATACCGGAGATTGATCTTCTTGTGCAAGTTTTTAtggattaaaaatgaaatatttagaatGAAGGATATATTAGTGTACTTAATTTCAGTTGAGATGCTGTGGAG of Diachasmimorpha longicaudata isolate KC_UGA_2023 chromosome 3, iyDiaLong2, whole genome shotgun sequence contains these proteins:
- the LOC135159963 gene encoding uncharacterized protein LOC135159963; protein product: MVANLTLPIGSRCIKYLMFIFNLLFVITGIILLSIGATIHAVYSDYQHFLDNKFLSVPSLLIAVGSIIFFIAFFGCCGAVRENYCMVVTFASLMVFVFILELSAGISGYVLRNDAADLIQDKMLATMKNYGNESDEITLVWDNLQKDFQCCGTTGPNDWKTMANMTGLPLSCCKSLPGEIGNKTCGIEDKKTLYTAGCLTSFGGFIKGHAVQLGGAGLGIAFVQLTGVMIISVGTTIYAVYEDFRHFLDPSYFSPATLLIVVGALVFFIAFFGCCGAIKESTCMVLVFAVSLSIVLILEVAAAISAYALQDGIKDALADRMNATMQKYGHNTEATAAVDFMQSRLRCCGVYGIEDWQPNTIPESCCAYWSRAPDSDQTECSGIYRDGCIGNMMLIVERSALNLGTGAIAIALIQFTGIMFACTLGRAIRRQKTERERRKWELRQSLVDGYQPLGKTDPFVTFPVVYMQPSEPLKTSSVS